One Oncorhynchus kisutch isolate 150728-3 linkage group LG13, Okis_V2, whole genome shotgun sequence DNA window includes the following coding sequences:
- the LOC109901938 gene encoding mothers against decapentaplegic homolog 4 isoform X3, with translation MSVNPPNSNDACLSIVHSLMCHRQGGENEGFAKRAIESLVKKLKEKKDELDSLITAITTNGVHPSKCVTIQRTLDGRLQVAGRKGFPHVIYARLWRWPDLHKNELKHVKFCQFAFDLKYDNVCVNPYHYERVVSPGIVGLSIQNAGPPGRLIKEEYIHDCFEMELPSRMPPQPERYNQPLPPLQMPPEPPRAPSSVNLYPSMPLSPPVSSSMMGPMSGGHGEGLLQIASPQSQGMPQTPPPTTPTHGPPPQPPTPHSQSDYSSSSKHTQTQSSYHTTWTGTSTASYTPVGAQQNGRGHQQPPLHHPNHFWSQQHHSAPAFPQPVSNHPGPEFWCSISYFEMDIQVGEMFKVLANCPVVTVDGYVDPSGGDRFCLGQLSNVHRTDASERARLHIGKGVQLECRGEGDVWMRCLSDHAVFVQSYYLDREAGRAPGDAVHKIYPGAYMKVFDLRQCHRQMQQQAATAQAAAAAQAAAVAGNIPGPGSVGGIAPAVSLSAAAGIGVDDLRRLCILRLSFVKGWGPDYPRQSIKHTPCWVEVHLHRALQLLDEVLHTMPLADLGGHGHVN, from the exons ATGTCAGTGAACCCCCCCAACAGCAACGATGCCTGCCTGAGCATTGTGCACAGCCTCATGTGCCACCGACAGGGCGGTGAGAATGAGGGCTTTGCCAAGCGTGCCATAGAGAGCCTGGTAAAGAAGCTGAAGGAGAAGAAGGATGAGCTGGACTCGCTCATCACCGCCATCACAACCAACGGAGTTCACCCCAGCAAGTGTGTCACCATCCAGAGGACGCTTGATGGACGCCTGCAG GTAGCTGGGAGGAAAGGGTTCCCCCATGTGATCTACGCTAGGCTCTGGCGCTGGCCAGACCTCCACAAGAATGAACTGAAGCACGTCAAGTTCTGCCAGTTCGCCTTTGACCTCAAGTATGACAATGTGTGTGTCAACCCCTACCACTACGAGCGAGTGGTATCGCCAGGCATTG TTGGTCTCAGCATTCAAAATGCAG GTCCTCCAGGTCGGCTGATCAAAGAGGAGTACATCCATGACTGTTTTGAGATGGAACTCCCCTCCAGGATGCCCCCCCAGCCCGAGCGCTACAACCAGCCCCTTCCCCCTCTGCAGATGCCCCCCGAGCCGCCCCGCGCCCCATCCTCCGTCAACCTCTACCCCAGCATGCCCCTCTCTCCGCCAG TGAGCAGTTCCATGATGGGGCCCATGTCTGGGGGCCACGGCGAGGGCCTGCTCCAGATCGCCTCTCCCCAGAGCCAGGGCATGCCCCAGACaccgccacccaccacccccacACATGGACCACCCCCCCAGCCCCCTACCCCTCACAGCCAGAGTGACTACAGCAGCAgctccaaacacacacagacacagagctctTATCACA CGACCTGGACAGGCACCAGCACGGCCTCCTATACCCCTGTAGGAGCCCAGCAGAATGGACGTGGCCACCAGCAACCACCACTGCACCACCCCAACCACTTCT GGTCTCAGCAACATCACAGCGCACCCGCCTTTCCTCAGCCAGTCTCCAACCATCCAG GTCCAGAGTTCTGGTGCTCCATCTCCTACTTTGAGATGGACATCCAGGTTGGGGAGATGTTCAAGGTCCTGGCTAACTGCCCCGTGGTGACAGTGGACGGATACGTGGACCCCTCAGGGGGCGACCGCTTCTGTCTGGGCCAGCTCAGCAACGTGCACCGCACCGACGCTAGCGAGAGAGCCAG GTTGCACATTGGGAAGGGGGTGCAGTTAGAGTGTCGTGGTGAGGGGGATGTGTGGATGCGTTGCCTTAGCGACCATGCAGTGTTCGTACAGAGCTACTACCTGGACCGGGAGGCGGGGCGAGCCCCGGGAGACGCAGTTCACAAGATCTACCCTGGGGCCTACATGAAGGTGTTTGACCTGCGTCAGTGCCACAGGCAGATGCAGCAGCAGGCAGCCACGGCCCAGGCTGCAGCAGCAGCACAGGCTGCAGCAGTGGCAGGCAACATCCCAGGGCCTGGCAGTGTGGGGGGAATCGCCCCGGCAGTCA GTCTGTCGGCGGCAGCCGGGATAGGTGTGGACGACCTGCGGCGGCTGTGTATCCTGCGGCTCAGCTTTGTGAAGGGCTGGGGGCCCGACTACCCCCGGCAGAGCATCAAGCACACCCCCTGCTGGGTGGAGGTCCACCTGCACCGCGCCCTGCAGCTGCTGGATGAGGTGCTGCACACCATGCCTCTGGCTGACCTAGGAGGACACGGACATGTCAACTaa
- the LOC109901938 gene encoding mothers against decapentaplegic homolog 4 isoform X1, translating to MSVNPPNSNDACLSIVHSLMCHRQGGENEGFAKRAIESLVKKLKEKKDELDSLITAITTNGVHPSKCVTIQRTLDGRLQVAGRKGFPHVIYARLWRWPDLHKNELKHVKFCQFAFDLKYDNVCVNPYHYERVVSPGIVGLSIQNAGEEENTIFSIIKHHQNGPPGRLIKEEYIHDCFEMELPSRMPPQPERYNQPLPPLQMPPEPPRAPSSVNLYPSMPLSPPVSSSMMGPMSGGHGEGLLQIASPQSQGMPQTPPPTTPTHGPPPQPPTPHSQSDYSSSSKHTQTQSSYHTTWTGTSTASYTPVGAQQNGRGHQQPPLHHPNHFWSQQHHSAPAFPQPVSNHPGPEFWCSISYFEMDIQVGEMFKVLANCPVVTVDGYVDPSGGDRFCLGQLSNVHRTDASERARLHIGKGVQLECRGEGDVWMRCLSDHAVFVQSYYLDREAGRAPGDAVHKIYPGAYMKVFDLRQCHRQMQQQAATAQAAAAAQAAAVAGNIPGPGSVGGIAPAVSLSAAAGIGVDDLRRLCILRLSFVKGWGPDYPRQSIKHTPCWVEVHLHRALQLLDEVLHTMPLADLGGHGHVN from the exons ATGTCAGTGAACCCCCCCAACAGCAACGATGCCTGCCTGAGCATTGTGCACAGCCTCATGTGCCACCGACAGGGCGGTGAGAATGAGGGCTTTGCCAAGCGTGCCATAGAGAGCCTGGTAAAGAAGCTGAAGGAGAAGAAGGATGAGCTGGACTCGCTCATCACCGCCATCACAACCAACGGAGTTCACCCCAGCAAGTGTGTCACCATCCAGAGGACGCTTGATGGACGCCTGCAG GTAGCTGGGAGGAAAGGGTTCCCCCATGTGATCTACGCTAGGCTCTGGCGCTGGCCAGACCTCCACAAGAATGAACTGAAGCACGTCAAGTTCTGCCAGTTCGCCTTTGACCTCAAGTATGACAATGTGTGTGTCAACCCCTACCACTACGAGCGAGTGGTATCGCCAGGCATTG TTGGTCTCAGCATTCAAAATGCAGGTGAGGAGGAAAACACTATTTTCAGCATCATCAAACATCATCAAAATG GTCCTCCAGGTCGGCTGATCAAAGAGGAGTACATCCATGACTGTTTTGAGATGGAACTCCCCTCCAGGATGCCCCCCCAGCCCGAGCGCTACAACCAGCCCCTTCCCCCTCTGCAGATGCCCCCCGAGCCGCCCCGCGCCCCATCCTCCGTCAACCTCTACCCCAGCATGCCCCTCTCTCCGCCAG TGAGCAGTTCCATGATGGGGCCCATGTCTGGGGGCCACGGCGAGGGCCTGCTCCAGATCGCCTCTCCCCAGAGCCAGGGCATGCCCCAGACaccgccacccaccacccccacACATGGACCACCCCCCCAGCCCCCTACCCCTCACAGCCAGAGTGACTACAGCAGCAgctccaaacacacacagacacagagctctTATCACA CGACCTGGACAGGCACCAGCACGGCCTCCTATACCCCTGTAGGAGCCCAGCAGAATGGACGTGGCCACCAGCAACCACCACTGCACCACCCCAACCACTTCT GGTCTCAGCAACATCACAGCGCACCCGCCTTTCCTCAGCCAGTCTCCAACCATCCAG GTCCAGAGTTCTGGTGCTCCATCTCCTACTTTGAGATGGACATCCAGGTTGGGGAGATGTTCAAGGTCCTGGCTAACTGCCCCGTGGTGACAGTGGACGGATACGTGGACCCCTCAGGGGGCGACCGCTTCTGTCTGGGCCAGCTCAGCAACGTGCACCGCACCGACGCTAGCGAGAGAGCCAG GTTGCACATTGGGAAGGGGGTGCAGTTAGAGTGTCGTGGTGAGGGGGATGTGTGGATGCGTTGCCTTAGCGACCATGCAGTGTTCGTACAGAGCTACTACCTGGACCGGGAGGCGGGGCGAGCCCCGGGAGACGCAGTTCACAAGATCTACCCTGGGGCCTACATGAAGGTGTTTGACCTGCGTCAGTGCCACAGGCAGATGCAGCAGCAGGCAGCCACGGCCCAGGCTGCAGCAGCAGCACAGGCTGCAGCAGTGGCAGGCAACATCCCAGGGCCTGGCAGTGTGGGGGGAATCGCCCCGGCAGTCA GTCTGTCGGCGGCAGCCGGGATAGGTGTGGACGACCTGCGGCGGCTGTGTATCCTGCGGCTCAGCTTTGTGAAGGGCTGGGGGCCCGACTACCCCCGGCAGAGCATCAAGCACACCCCCTGCTGGGTGGAGGTCCACCTGCACCGCGCCCTGCAGCTGCTGGATGAGGTGCTGCACACCATGCCTCTGGCTGACCTAGGAGGACACGGACATGTCAACTaa
- the LOC109901938 gene encoding mothers against decapentaplegic homolog 4 isoform X4: MSVNPPNSNDACLSIVHSLMCHRQGGENEGFAKRAIESLVKKLKEKKDELDSLITAITTNGVHPSKCVTIQRTLDGRLQVAGRKGFPHVIYARLWRWPDLHKNELKHVKFCQFAFDLKYDNVCVNPYHYERVVSPGIVGLSIQNAGRLIKEEYIHDCFEMELPSRMPPQPERYNQPLPPLQMPPEPPRAPSSVNLYPSMPLSPPVSSSMMGPMSGGHGEGLLQIASPQSQGMPQTPPPTTPTHGPPPQPPTPHSQSDYSSSSKHTQTQSSYHTTWTGTSTASYTPVGAQQNGRGHQQPPLHHPNHFWSQQHHSAPAFPQPVSNHPGPEFWCSISYFEMDIQVGEMFKVLANCPVVTVDGYVDPSGGDRFCLGQLSNVHRTDASERARLHIGKGVQLECRGEGDVWMRCLSDHAVFVQSYYLDREAGRAPGDAVHKIYPGAYMKVFDLRQCHRQMQQQAATAQAAAAAQAAAVAGNIPGPGSVGGIAPAVSLSAAAGIGVDDLRRLCILRLSFVKGWGPDYPRQSIKHTPCWVEVHLHRALQLLDEVLHTMPLADLGGHGHVN, from the exons ATGTCAGTGAACCCCCCCAACAGCAACGATGCCTGCCTGAGCATTGTGCACAGCCTCATGTGCCACCGACAGGGCGGTGAGAATGAGGGCTTTGCCAAGCGTGCCATAGAGAGCCTGGTAAAGAAGCTGAAGGAGAAGAAGGATGAGCTGGACTCGCTCATCACCGCCATCACAACCAACGGAGTTCACCCCAGCAAGTGTGTCACCATCCAGAGGACGCTTGATGGACGCCTGCAG GTAGCTGGGAGGAAAGGGTTCCCCCATGTGATCTACGCTAGGCTCTGGCGCTGGCCAGACCTCCACAAGAATGAACTGAAGCACGTCAAGTTCTGCCAGTTCGCCTTTGACCTCAAGTATGACAATGTGTGTGTCAACCCCTACCACTACGAGCGAGTGGTATCGCCAGGCATTG TTGGTCTCAGCATTCAAAATGCAG GTCGGCTGATCAAAGAGGAGTACATCCATGACTGTTTTGAGATGGAACTCCCCTCCAGGATGCCCCCCCAGCCCGAGCGCTACAACCAGCCCCTTCCCCCTCTGCAGATGCCCCCCGAGCCGCCCCGCGCCCCATCCTCCGTCAACCTCTACCCCAGCATGCCCCTCTCTCCGCCAG TGAGCAGTTCCATGATGGGGCCCATGTCTGGGGGCCACGGCGAGGGCCTGCTCCAGATCGCCTCTCCCCAGAGCCAGGGCATGCCCCAGACaccgccacccaccacccccacACATGGACCACCCCCCCAGCCCCCTACCCCTCACAGCCAGAGTGACTACAGCAGCAgctccaaacacacacagacacagagctctTATCACA CGACCTGGACAGGCACCAGCACGGCCTCCTATACCCCTGTAGGAGCCCAGCAGAATGGACGTGGCCACCAGCAACCACCACTGCACCACCCCAACCACTTCT GGTCTCAGCAACATCACAGCGCACCCGCCTTTCCTCAGCCAGTCTCCAACCATCCAG GTCCAGAGTTCTGGTGCTCCATCTCCTACTTTGAGATGGACATCCAGGTTGGGGAGATGTTCAAGGTCCTGGCTAACTGCCCCGTGGTGACAGTGGACGGATACGTGGACCCCTCAGGGGGCGACCGCTTCTGTCTGGGCCAGCTCAGCAACGTGCACCGCACCGACGCTAGCGAGAGAGCCAG GTTGCACATTGGGAAGGGGGTGCAGTTAGAGTGTCGTGGTGAGGGGGATGTGTGGATGCGTTGCCTTAGCGACCATGCAGTGTTCGTACAGAGCTACTACCTGGACCGGGAGGCGGGGCGAGCCCCGGGAGACGCAGTTCACAAGATCTACCCTGGGGCCTACATGAAGGTGTTTGACCTGCGTCAGTGCCACAGGCAGATGCAGCAGCAGGCAGCCACGGCCCAGGCTGCAGCAGCAGCACAGGCTGCAGCAGTGGCAGGCAACATCCCAGGGCCTGGCAGTGTGGGGGGAATCGCCCCGGCAGTCA GTCTGTCGGCGGCAGCCGGGATAGGTGTGGACGACCTGCGGCGGCTGTGTATCCTGCGGCTCAGCTTTGTGAAGGGCTGGGGGCCCGACTACCCCCGGCAGAGCATCAAGCACACCCCCTGCTGGGTGGAGGTCCACCTGCACCGCGCCCTGCAGCTGCTGGATGAGGTGCTGCACACCATGCCTCTGGCTGACCTAGGAGGACACGGACATGTCAACTaa
- the LOC109901939 gene encoding thioredoxin-interacting protein yields the protein MVIITKKLKTFEVVFHDPTKAFYSSGDKVAGNIVVEVSEVTKVSAMRVFGIGCAKVEYAKGKHRCREDIEYLKYEDTVYLDHQPRDSNGSVTLRPGNRYEYMFGFELPHPGQLVSSYKGKFGCVQYYVRAVMERPSQPALQCEKHFEVEEPLDVNTPDLLAPAAGTKEKKLTCMFIPDGHVSISAKIDRKGFCEGEDICINAKFENTCSRIVVPKAAIMVKHTYQANGRTKVLGQKLSVVRGNHIISGMCDMWQSKTIRVPRLKPSLLGCDIIHVDYALRIYVHIPGSDKVVLELPLVIGNIPFNGFGSRTNSMSSQAESLNTPFSSFGSLCLPSQPPSYSNISRDCRIDSALTPLLVNYDADEDEGLFMRAPELWYPPPPAYTEVDEDLKQQWPCSSGLLNHE from the exons ATGGTCATCATTACAAAGAAATTGAAGACCTTTGAGGTCGTTTTCCATGATCCTACTAAGGCTTTCTACTCCAGTGGTGACAAGGTAGCCGGGAATATTGTGGTTGAGGTGTCCGAGGTGACCAAGGTGTCAGCTATGAGAGTGTTTGGAATTGGATGCGCAAAAGTGGAGTACGCGAAAGGAAAGCACAGATGCCGTGAAGACATTGAATATCTGAAATACGAAGATACCGTTTATCTGGACCACCAGCCTAGAG ATTCCAATGGCTCGGTCACTCTCAGACCAGGGAACAGATATGAGTACATGTTTGGCTTTGAGTTGCCACATCCTGG GCAACTGGTGTCGTCCTACAAGGGGAAGTTTGGCTGTGTCCAGTATTATGTCAGGGCTGTGATGGAGAGGCCTTCCCAGCCTGCCTTGCAGTGCGAGAAACACTTTGAGGTGGAGGAGCCCTTGGACGTCAACACCCCTGACCTCCTG GCTCCAGCTGCAGGTACGAAGGAGAAGAAGCTCACCTGCATGTTCATCCCAGATGGACATGTGTCCATCAGTGCCAAGATCGACCGCAAGGGCTTCTGCGAGGGCGAGGACATCTGCATCAATGCAAAGTTTGAAAACACCTGCTCACGTATCGTGGTGCCCAAGGCAGCCATCATGGTCAAGCACACCTACCAGGCCAATGGCAGGACCAAGGTCCTGGGGCAGAAGCTCTCAGTCGTGAGGGGCAACCATATCATCTCGGGCATGTGTGACATGTGGCAGAGCAAGACCATCCGAGTGCCTAGGCTCAAGCCCTCACTCCTGGGGTGCGACATCATTCACGTGGACTATGCCCTCAGG ATCTATGTCCACATTCCCGGCAGTGACAAGGTGGTCCTAGAGTTGCCCCTGGTCATCGGGAACATCCCCTTCAATGGCTTTGGCAGCCGCACCAACAGCATGAGCAGCCAGGCAGAGTCCCTGAACACCCCCTTCAGTAGCTTTGGGTCGCTGTGCCTCCCGTCACAACCCCCCAGCTACAGCAACATCTCCCGTGACTGCCGTATCGACTCCGCCCTCACACCTCTGTTGGTCAACTACGATGCAGATGAGGATGAAGGACTGTTCATGCGCGCCCCCGAGCTTTGGTACCCTCCTCCCCCTGCCTACACCGAG GTTGACGAGGATCTCAAACAGCAATGGCCATGTTCTTCGGGTCTGCTGAACCACGAGTAA
- the LOC109901938 gene encoding mothers against decapentaplegic homolog 4 isoform X2, protein MSVNPPNSNDACLSIVHSLMCHRQGGENEGFAKRAIESLVKKLKEKKDELDSLITAITTNGVHPSKCVTIQRTLDGRLQVAGRKGFPHVIYARLWRWPDLHKNELKHVKFCQFAFDLKYDNVCVNPYHYERVVSPGIVGLSIQNAGEEENTIFSIIKHHQNGRLIKEEYIHDCFEMELPSRMPPQPERYNQPLPPLQMPPEPPRAPSSVNLYPSMPLSPPVSSSMMGPMSGGHGEGLLQIASPQSQGMPQTPPPTTPTHGPPPQPPTPHSQSDYSSSSKHTQTQSSYHTTWTGTSTASYTPVGAQQNGRGHQQPPLHHPNHFWSQQHHSAPAFPQPVSNHPGPEFWCSISYFEMDIQVGEMFKVLANCPVVTVDGYVDPSGGDRFCLGQLSNVHRTDASERARLHIGKGVQLECRGEGDVWMRCLSDHAVFVQSYYLDREAGRAPGDAVHKIYPGAYMKVFDLRQCHRQMQQQAATAQAAAAAQAAAVAGNIPGPGSVGGIAPAVSLSAAAGIGVDDLRRLCILRLSFVKGWGPDYPRQSIKHTPCWVEVHLHRALQLLDEVLHTMPLADLGGHGHVN, encoded by the exons ATGTCAGTGAACCCCCCCAACAGCAACGATGCCTGCCTGAGCATTGTGCACAGCCTCATGTGCCACCGACAGGGCGGTGAGAATGAGGGCTTTGCCAAGCGTGCCATAGAGAGCCTGGTAAAGAAGCTGAAGGAGAAGAAGGATGAGCTGGACTCGCTCATCACCGCCATCACAACCAACGGAGTTCACCCCAGCAAGTGTGTCACCATCCAGAGGACGCTTGATGGACGCCTGCAG GTAGCTGGGAGGAAAGGGTTCCCCCATGTGATCTACGCTAGGCTCTGGCGCTGGCCAGACCTCCACAAGAATGAACTGAAGCACGTCAAGTTCTGCCAGTTCGCCTTTGACCTCAAGTATGACAATGTGTGTGTCAACCCCTACCACTACGAGCGAGTGGTATCGCCAGGCATTG TTGGTCTCAGCATTCAAAATGCAGGTGAGGAGGAAAACACTATTTTCAGCATCATCAAACATCATCAAAATG GTCGGCTGATCAAAGAGGAGTACATCCATGACTGTTTTGAGATGGAACTCCCCTCCAGGATGCCCCCCCAGCCCGAGCGCTACAACCAGCCCCTTCCCCCTCTGCAGATGCCCCCCGAGCCGCCCCGCGCCCCATCCTCCGTCAACCTCTACCCCAGCATGCCCCTCTCTCCGCCAG TGAGCAGTTCCATGATGGGGCCCATGTCTGGGGGCCACGGCGAGGGCCTGCTCCAGATCGCCTCTCCCCAGAGCCAGGGCATGCCCCAGACaccgccacccaccacccccacACATGGACCACCCCCCCAGCCCCCTACCCCTCACAGCCAGAGTGACTACAGCAGCAgctccaaacacacacagacacagagctctTATCACA CGACCTGGACAGGCACCAGCACGGCCTCCTATACCCCTGTAGGAGCCCAGCAGAATGGACGTGGCCACCAGCAACCACCACTGCACCACCCCAACCACTTCT GGTCTCAGCAACATCACAGCGCACCCGCCTTTCCTCAGCCAGTCTCCAACCATCCAG GTCCAGAGTTCTGGTGCTCCATCTCCTACTTTGAGATGGACATCCAGGTTGGGGAGATGTTCAAGGTCCTGGCTAACTGCCCCGTGGTGACAGTGGACGGATACGTGGACCCCTCAGGGGGCGACCGCTTCTGTCTGGGCCAGCTCAGCAACGTGCACCGCACCGACGCTAGCGAGAGAGCCAG GTTGCACATTGGGAAGGGGGTGCAGTTAGAGTGTCGTGGTGAGGGGGATGTGTGGATGCGTTGCCTTAGCGACCATGCAGTGTTCGTACAGAGCTACTACCTGGACCGGGAGGCGGGGCGAGCCCCGGGAGACGCAGTTCACAAGATCTACCCTGGGGCCTACATGAAGGTGTTTGACCTGCGTCAGTGCCACAGGCAGATGCAGCAGCAGGCAGCCACGGCCCAGGCTGCAGCAGCAGCACAGGCTGCAGCAGTGGCAGGCAACATCCCAGGGCCTGGCAGTGTGGGGGGAATCGCCCCGGCAGTCA GTCTGTCGGCGGCAGCCGGGATAGGTGTGGACGACCTGCGGCGGCTGTGTATCCTGCGGCTCAGCTTTGTGAAGGGCTGGGGGCCCGACTACCCCCGGCAGAGCATCAAGCACACCCCCTGCTGGGTGGAGGTCCACCTGCACCGCGCCCTGCAGCTGCTGGATGAGGTGCTGCACACCATGCCTCTGGCTGACCTAGGAGGACACGGACATGTCAACTaa